One region of Sylvia atricapilla isolate bSylAtr1 chromosome Z, bSylAtr1.pri, whole genome shotgun sequence genomic DNA includes:
- the ST8SIA3 gene encoding alpha-N-acetylneuraminate alpha-2,8-sialyltransferase ST8SIA3 isoform X2, whose product MRSCKMVRVASVLGLVMLSVALLILSLISYVSLKKDNIFGAPRAAGAAGPRMYMFHAGFRSQFALKFLDPSFVPITNSLGQELQDKPSKWVFNRSAFAHQRQEILQHVDVIKNFSLTKSSVRIGQLMHYDYSSHKYVFSISNNFRSLLPDVSPILNKHYNICAVVGNSGILTGSQCGQEIDKSDFVFRCNFAPTEAFQKDVGRKTNLTTFNPSILEKYYNNLLTIQDRNNFFLSLKKLDGAILWIPAFFFHTSATVTRTLVDFFVEHRGQLKVQLAWPGNIMQHVNRYWRNKHLSPKRLSTGILMYTLASAICDEIHLYGFWPFGFDPNTREDLPYHYYDKKGTKFTTKWQESHQLPAEFQLLYRMHGEGLAKLTLSHCA is encoded by the exons ATGCGGAGCTGCAAGATGGTGCGGGTGGCCAGCGTGCTGGGGCTCGTCATGCTCAGCGTGGCGCTGCTCATCCTGTCCCTCATCAGCTACGTCTCGCTCAAGAAGGACAACATCTTCGGggcgccccgcgccgccggcgCCGCCGGGCCCCGCATGTACATGTTCCACGCGGGATTCAG GTCCCAGTTTGCACTGAAGTTCCTGGACCCCTCGTTCGTCCCCATCACCAACTCCCTGGGCCAAGAGCTGCAGGACAAGCCCTCCAAGTGGGTCTTCAACCGGAGCGCCTTCGCCCACCAGAG GCAAGAAATCCTTCAGCATGTCGACGTCATCAAAAACTTTTCCCTGACCAAGAGCAGCGTTCGGATCGGGCAGCTGATGCACTACGACTACTCCAGCCATAAGTACGTCTTCTCCATCAGCAATAACTTCAGGTCTCTGCTTCCTGACGTGTCTCCCATCCTGAACAAGCACTACAACATCTGTGCCGTGGTGGGCAACAGCGGGATCCTGACGGGCAGCCAGTGCGGGCAGGAAATCGATAAATCGGATTTTGTCTTTCGGTGCAACTTTGCCCCGACCGAGGCTTTCCAGAAAGATGTGGGAAGGAAAACCAACCTTACCACCTTCAACCCCAGCATCCTGGAGAAGTATTACAACAACCTCTTGACCATTCAGGATCGCAACAACTTCTTTTTAAGTTTGAAAAAGCTCGATGGGGCCATCCTTTGGATCCCGGCTTTTTTCTTCCACACGTCGGCGACCGTCACAAGAACACTGGTTGACTTCTTTGTTGAGCACAGAGGGCAGCTGAAGGTCCAGCTGGCTTGGCCAGGAAATATCATGCAGCACGTTAACAG GTACTGGAGGAACAAGCACCTGTCCCCGAAGCGGCTGAGCACCGGCATCCTCATGTACACCCTGGCTTCAGCCATCTGTGATGAGATCCACCTGTACGGATTCTGGCCCTTCGGCTTCGACCCCAACACGCGGGAGGACCTCCCGTACCACTACTACGACAAGAAGGGAACCAAGTTCACCACCAAGTGGCAGGAGTCCcaccagctgcctgcagagttCCAGCTCCTCTACAGGATGCACGGTGAAGGACTGGCCAAACTCACCTTGTCGCATTGTGCCTAA
- the ST8SIA3 gene encoding alpha-N-acetylneuraminate alpha-2,8-sialyltransferase ST8SIA3 isoform X1 gives MYLAVSVSPYVVSMCVGGYPRVHTETRVSPWMYVALCVSMCMCGCLHVCAWVSPCVCVAVSQCVSMCVHVLVSVPISRSQFALKFLDPSFVPITNSLGQELQDKPSKWVFNRSAFAHQRQEILQHVDVIKNFSLTKSSVRIGQLMHYDYSSHKYVFSISNNFRSLLPDVSPILNKHYNICAVVGNSGILTGSQCGQEIDKSDFVFRCNFAPTEAFQKDVGRKTNLTTFNPSILEKYYNNLLTIQDRNNFFLSLKKLDGAILWIPAFFFHTSATVTRTLVDFFVEHRGQLKVQLAWPGNIMQHVNRYWRNKHLSPKRLSTGILMYTLASAICDEIHLYGFWPFGFDPNTREDLPYHYYDKKGTKFTTKWQESHQLPAEFQLLYRMHGEGLAKLTLSHCA, from the exons ATGTACCTGGCTGTTTCTGTGTCTCCATATGTTGTCTCCATGTGTGTGGGTGGGTATCCACGTGTGCACACGGAGACACGGGTGTCTCCATGGATGTACGTGGCTCTCTGTGTCTCCATGTGCATGTGTGGGTGTCTCCATGTGTGTGCATGGGTGTCTCCATGTGTGTGCGTGGCTGTGTCTCAATGTGTCtccatgtgtgtgcatgttttgGTGTCTGTGCCCATCTCCAGGTCCCAGTTTGCACTGAAGTTCCTGGACCCCTCGTTCGTCCCCATCACCAACTCCCTGGGCCAAGAGCTGCAGGACAAGCCCTCCAAGTGGGTCTTCAACCGGAGCGCCTTCGCCCACCAGAG GCAAGAAATCCTTCAGCATGTCGACGTCATCAAAAACTTTTCCCTGACCAAGAGCAGCGTTCGGATCGGGCAGCTGATGCACTACGACTACTCCAGCCATAAGTACGTCTTCTCCATCAGCAATAACTTCAGGTCTCTGCTTCCTGACGTGTCTCCCATCCTGAACAAGCACTACAACATCTGTGCCGTGGTGGGCAACAGCGGGATCCTGACGGGCAGCCAGTGCGGGCAGGAAATCGATAAATCGGATTTTGTCTTTCGGTGCAACTTTGCCCCGACCGAGGCTTTCCAGAAAGATGTGGGAAGGAAAACCAACCTTACCACCTTCAACCCCAGCATCCTGGAGAAGTATTACAACAACCTCTTGACCATTCAGGATCGCAACAACTTCTTTTTAAGTTTGAAAAAGCTCGATGGGGCCATCCTTTGGATCCCGGCTTTTTTCTTCCACACGTCGGCGACCGTCACAAGAACACTGGTTGACTTCTTTGTTGAGCACAGAGGGCAGCTGAAGGTCCAGCTGGCTTGGCCAGGAAATATCATGCAGCACGTTAACAG GTACTGGAGGAACAAGCACCTGTCCCCGAAGCGGCTGAGCACCGGCATCCTCATGTACACCCTGGCTTCAGCCATCTGTGATGAGATCCACCTGTACGGATTCTGGCCCTTCGGCTTCGACCCCAACACGCGGGAGGACCTCCCGTACCACTACTACGACAAGAAGGGAACCAAGTTCACCACCAAGTGGCAGGAGTCCcaccagctgcctgcagagttCCAGCTCCTCTACAGGATGCACGGTGAAGGACTGGCCAAACTCACCTTGTCGCATTGTGCCTAA